The segment TTCGCGACGCTCGGCAGCCTCGGCTACATCGCGGCGATCACAATGTTCACCGTCGGGGCCTTCGGGCTCTACGCGACCGTGGTGACCACCCTCGCGGCCCGCCGGCAGAACCTCTTCCTGAAGCGGCTGCGGTCCACCGCGGCACCGGACAGCAGCATCCTCGCCGGCCTGCTCCTCCCGGTCACCGCGCTCGCGCTGGTGCAGGTCGTCGTCATCCTGACCGCTCTGGCCGTGGTCGCCGGTGAGCCGGCCAACGTGCTGCTGCTGGGCGCGGCCGTCCTCGCGACAGTCACGATGATGATCGGCCTGGGACTGGCCACCGCTGGGCTGACGAATTCACCCGAGCACGCCCAGGTGACCACCCTGCCGATCAGCCTCGGCGTCATCGCCGTGGCCAGTTGGGTCGGCATCACCGGAACCGAGGAGCTCACCCTGCTCAAGCGGCTGCTCCCCGGCGGCTCGGCCACCGAACTGGTCCTCAACGCGTGGAACGGGGGCGTCGCCGTCAGCGAGTCACTGCTGCTGCTGGCGCCGACCGTCAGCTGGGTCGTCGTGGCGGTGGCGCTCGCCACCCGCATGTTCCAGTGGGAGCCGCGCCGGTGATGCTCAGTCGAAATCGAAGATGCTGTGCTTGTCGTAGAAATGCAGCACGTAGCGGCAGCGAGCGCAGATCATCAGCGTCATGCGATGGCTGGTGAACCCCCACCGGCTGTCCTGACGGGCTTCCTCCTGCTGGAACTCCGTGCCACGGCACAGCGGGCACGCAAGCTGAGGTGCAGTCATGGTCAGGAGCGTAGTGACATTGCGCCACCTGGTTAGCGTGTGCGCGTGCAGGCGTTGGGTGTTGCTCCCCTGGTGGCGGTGCGCGATGTCGCGTGCAGTGTCGAGTTCTACCGGCGGCTGGGGTTCGAGCCGGTTGTGGAGTGGTCCAGCTACGCGAAGCTCGTCAACGGGCGTGGCATCCTGCACCTCGCCGCTCCGGGTGACGCGCCGCCGGATCGGCCGGATGTCGCGCTGGCGGCGCCGGACGAGACGGCAAGCGCGGTGGTGGCGGCAATCGTCGTGCAGGTCGCGGACTGCCGCGAGGCGTGCGCCGAGCTCGTCGCGGCAGGCGTCGAACTGCTCGGTGAGCCGGTCGAGCCGGAGTGGGGCGGTGAAGTCCGAGCGTTCCTGCGCGATCCGGACGGTCACCTCATCGAGATCAACGAAGCCCTCGGCTGAGCGAACCGGGCCCGGCCCCGGTGGTCACAGAACGCACGGCTGCCCGGTCTTTCTGATCGGCGGCCTCGAGACCGCCAGGTCCGGCCGAGTCGCGAGAGAAGAGCGGGAGCACCGGGTTTCAGGCGGCCTTCGCAGGTATGCGCCAAGCAGAGCGTGGCTGGTCCCACCCGCCGCCGGACCTGAAGGATCACGCCGGGCTGCGACGTGCACGCACCACCGCGTCGACGCCGGAGCCGAGGGCCGGCCGCGGCTGGTCCTCGGCGAGAAGGATTTCCCAGCCGGCTGGGTCGAGCGCGGCGACCGCCTCGCCGACGGAGATCTGGGTCTGCCCGGCAGCAGCGGTTGCCTTGCCGGTGGCCGGGTCGATCGGGCGGTGACCCACCAGCAGGAGCGTTCCGCCTGGGGCGACTCCGGAGGCCAGGCGTCGCACCGTTTCCGTGACTGAGCCGGCGACATGGACATACAGGGAGATGACCAGGTTGAAACGGCTCGGCGGCGGGGTCCAGGTGCTCAGATCGGCATGCACCCAGTCGACACGTTCGGCGATGTCGGCGCCGAGGGTTTCGGCTCGGGCACGGCAATGCTCGAGAACGGTTTCGGCGAAGTCGAGCGCGGTGATCCGCCAACCGTGGGCGGCCAGCCAGAGTGTCTCGGCGCCGTGGCCGCAGCCTGCATCGAGGGCCAAGCCTGGCGGGAGGTCGTTGGCTGCGGCGAGCAGATGTGCGTTCGGCGGCCGGGTTGCGACCACGTCCGCATGATCGCGGAGAGCCTGGGCCCAGCGTCGTTCCCAGGAGTTCCGGTCGAACGTCTCAGAAGTCACCAATCCTAGGCTAGATCGGGGGGTATGCGCGGGGCCCGGGTTGGCTAGAACTCGTTGAGGCGCGGCATTTCAGCCACTTCCGGCGGCGCGGGCGCATTTCTAGCGTTTGGAAGCATCCGCATCGAGAGGATCACTGATGTACGCGCAAATCGTTCTCTTCGACGGCTTCGATCCGCTCGACGTCGTCGCCCCCTTCGAGGTGCTCGCCGCCGGCGGAGCCCTGGCGGGCAGCACACAGGCCAGCGCCACGCGGGCGGGCGCCACGCAGGCGGGCGCCACGCAGGCCGGCGCCACGCAGGCCGGCGCCACCCAGGCGGGCGCCACGCAGGCCGGCGCCACGCAGGCCGGCGCCACGCAGGCCGGCGCCACGCAGGCCGGAGCCACGCAGGCCGGCGGAGTCTTGGTCGGCGGCGTGCAGGCCCGCAGCGTGCACTGCGGCGCGCTTGAGGTGCGCCTCGTGTCGGCGGAAGGGGCGCGCCGGGTGGTCAGTGGCACGCTTGGTCTCGCGTTGGAAGCGACCGCGGTCCTGGATCCCGACTTGCCCGGCTACGTCGTCGTGCCGGGGGCCTCGGGGCCGATCGCGGGGGATCCGGAGCTGGTGGACACCATTCCGGTGCTGCTCGCCCGGGTCGGTGACACCGCGCTGCCGGGTCTGATCGGCAAGGCGATGGCGCGGCCGGACGTCACGGTCGCCACCGTGTGCGGCGGGTCGCTGGCACTGGCGATGGCGGGGCTTCTGGAAGGGCGGACGGCCGTCACCCACGCGCAAGGGATGGACGTTCTGGAAGCGACCGGGGTGACCGTCGTGGATGCCCGTGTCGTCGACGACGGCGACCTGGTCAGCGCGGCCGGCGTCACCTCCGGGCTCGATCTGGGGCTGCACCTGCTCGAGCGGTCCTTCGGGCCGCGGGTCGCGCACGCTGTGGAGCAGCTGTTCCAGTACGAGCGTCGCGGCATCGTCTGGCGCAACGCCGGCCTGGAACCGGTCGCGGCATGACGGGGCCGATCGCCGAGGTGGCCGGCACCTGGGCGTTGATCCTCGCCACCCCGATCGGCCGGCTACCGGTCACCCTCGTGCTGCATCACGAGCAGGGAACGCTCAGTGGCACCGCCACCGGCCGCGAGGAAACCGTGCCGCTGCGGAACATCACGGCGGATCCAGAATCCGGATCCGGATCGGCTGTCCGGCTCACCTGGCAGCAGGCCATCACCAGGCCGATGCGGCTCAATCTCGACTTCGACGTGCTGGTCACCGCCGACAGCATGACCGGTTTCTCCCGGGCCGGGCGGCTCCCGCGCACGACCGTGACGGGTACACGCCGATGACCGATAGGAAATTTGCACTCGGGGTGTCAAAATCGGGGCACCCGTCGCTGTGGAGGCCACCGTGGTGTTCAAGATCGACGTTCCGTCCGACCTGGTAAGCGGCGATGTGGACGAGGGGTACGGTCCGGTCGCCGACGCGTTCCGCCGCAACTTCGCGGAGCGCGGGGAGGTGGGCGCGGCCTGCGCCGTCTACCGCGACGGGCGCAAGGTGGTCGATCTGTGGGGCGGCTACCGCGACGGCCGCAACCGGGCGCCGTGGCGCGAGGACACCCTGGTCACCGTCTTCTCCTCGACGAAAGGGGTTTCCGGGCTCGCCATCGCCGTAGCGCACTCCCGCGGGCTGCTCGACTACGACGCCCCGGTGAGCACCTACTGGCCCGAGTTCGCCGAGCACGGCAAGCAGGCGATGACCGTACGCCAATTGTTGTCTCATCAGGGCGGCCTCGCCGCCATCGACCGGCCGCTCAGCGTGACCGACCTGGCTGATCTCGACGTGGTCGCCGCGGCCCTGGCCGCACAGCGCCCGGCCTGGCAGCCGGGGACGCGGCACGGGTACCACGCGATCTCCCTCGGCTGGTACGAGGGTGAGCTGATCCGCCGGGTCGATCCGGCCCACCGGTCGCTGGGCCGGTTCTTCGCGGACGAGATCGCCGCGCCGCTCGGTCTCGACTTCCACATCGGCGTGCCGGACACTGTCGACCCGGAGCGGATCGCGCACGTCCACGGCTACAAGCCGGCCGAGTTGCTGCTGCACATGGGGACGATGCCGCGCGGTTTCGTGCTGAATTTCCTGAATCCGCGCAGCGTCACTGCCCGCTCGTTCGCTAATCCGAAGGTGTTGTCGCAGACCGGCAACTACAACCTGCCCGAGGTGCGCCGCCTGGAGTTGCCCGCCGCCAACGGCACCGGCGAGGTACGGGCCATCGCCCGCGCCTATGGCGACGCGGCAACCGGCGGTGCCACGCTCGGGCTGACGCCGTCCACGCTGGACGCGTTGATCCGCCCGGCCGAGCCGCCGTCGCAGGGCCTGCGGGATGTCGTGCTGCGCGTTGACACCGCGTTCTCGCTCGGCTATCTCAAACCGTTCCCCCGCTTCCGTTTCGGCGCGGGCGGCAATCAGGCGTTCGGCACACCCGGCGCCGGCGGCTCGTTCGGGTTC is part of the Actinoplanes sp. NBC_00393 genome and harbors:
- a CDS encoding ABC transporter permease, with the protein product MLAIALSELIQIFRNRLVLVTSLIMPAVVSGFFIYRHEAFATLGSLGYIAAITMFTVGAFGLYATVVTTLAARRQNLFLKRLRSTAAPDSSILAGLLLPVTALALVQVVVILTALAVVAGEPANVLLLGAAVLATVTMMIGLGLATAGLTNSPEHAQVTTLPISLGVIAVASWVGITGTEELTLLKRLLPGGSATELVLNAWNGGVAVSESLLLLAPTVSWVVVAVALATRMFQWEPRR
- a CDS encoding VOC family protein, which codes for MRVQALGVAPLVAVRDVACSVEFYRRLGFEPVVEWSSYAKLVNGRGILHLAAPGDAPPDRPDVALAAPDETASAVVAAIVVQVADCREACAELVAAGVELLGEPVEPEWGGEVRAFLRDPDGHLIEINEALG
- a CDS encoding class I SAM-dependent methyltransferase, producing MTSETFDRNSWERRWAQALRDHADVVATRPPNAHLLAAANDLPPGLALDAGCGHGAETLWLAAHGWRITALDFAETVLEHCRARAETLGADIAERVDWVHADLSTWTPPPSRFNLVISLYVHVAGSVTETVRRLASGVAPGGTLLLVGHRPIDPATGKATAAAGQTQISVGEAVAALDPAGWEILLAEDQPRPALGSGVDAVVRARRSPA
- a CDS encoding pentapeptide repeat-containing protein, with translation MGDGRPPFQKPRHRQCQRPAAHGGDRDVRPRHRLADQTRQRGVTDPGEQHRNGVHQLRIPRDRPRGPRHDDVAGQVGIQDRGRFQRETKRATDHPARPFRRHEAHLKRAAVHAAGLHAADQDSAGLRGSGLRGAGLRGAGLRGAGLRGARLGGAGLRGAGLRGARLRGARPRGAGLCAARQGSAGGEHLEGGDDVERIEAVEENDLRVHQ
- a CDS encoding DJ-1/PfpI family protein gives rise to the protein MARPDVTVATVCGGSLALAMAGLLEGRTAVTHAQGMDVLEATGVTVVDARVVDDGDLVSAAGVTSGLDLGLHLLERSFGPRVAHAVEQLFQYERRGIVWRNAGLEPVAA
- a CDS encoding serine hydrolase domain-containing protein produces the protein MVFKIDVPSDLVSGDVDEGYGPVADAFRRNFAERGEVGAACAVYRDGRKVVDLWGGYRDGRNRAPWREDTLVTVFSSTKGVSGLAIAVAHSRGLLDYDAPVSTYWPEFAEHGKQAMTVRQLLSHQGGLAAIDRPLSVTDLADLDVVAAALAAQRPAWQPGTRHGYHAISLGWYEGELIRRVDPAHRSLGRFFADEIAAPLGLDFHIGVPDTVDPERIAHVHGYKPAELLLHMGTMPRGFVLNFLNPRSVTARSFANPKVLSQTGNYNLPEVRRLELPAANGTGEVRAIARAYGDAATGGATLGLTPSTLDALIRPAEPPSQGLRDVVLRVDTAFSLGYLKPFPRFRFGAGGNQAFGTPGAGGSFGFADPETGVGFAYAMNRTGFHIWDDPREVALREALYRTVLGERSQSPD